The nucleotide sequence TCACTGCCGACGAATTTCGTTGAGATTCCGCATTCCGAAGGCGGCATATCGGAGTTATTTTCCTGCGACGGTGAGAACCTACGGCGTCCGCATGCAACTCGAGGCCTTTCCGTCCGTGTCTTTGCACAACGTCGCCGAACTCGCCCCGGCCGACTGGACCAACGGCGGCGGCCACCTCCAGCGGGTCCCGCGTTCGGTGGCCGCGAATCTCAACGTCATGGCCCGCGACCGCGTCCAGAGCCCGACGGGCAGTGAGATCCGATTCGTTCCGAAGAATGACGACGCGACCGTCGAGGTGACGCTCTCGGCCGCCGGCGAGACGACCGTCCAGCCGTTCTGGGGCCCGTTCCAGGGGGCCGAACCGTTCGAGATCGGCCCGGACCCCTCGACGCACACCTTCTCCGTCCCGGACCGCGTCCGGAACCTCGATCCGGCGGCTGCCGAAGACGCCGCGTATGACACCCGAATCTGTCGACTCCGCTTCGACGCGTGGTCCCGTGTCGCACTTCACGACGTCGCCGGTGACGCTCGTCCACCCCGAGACGCAGAACTCCCCGAAACCCGGTATCTCGCTTACGGCACCTCCATCACCGAGGGGGCGCTCTCGAATCCACACCTGGCGTACGTCGCCACCGCCGCTCGACAGCTGGGCGTCGATCCGATCAACCTCGGCATGGCCGGCTCGGCGTACTGCGAACCGGCCATCGCCGACCACATCGCCGGTCGCGAGGACTGGGACGTCGCCACGATCGCCGTCTCGGTCAACATGTCGAATCGGGGATTCACTGTCGAGCAGTTCCGTGAGAGCGCCGACCAGCTGCTCGATACCGTCGCCGACGCACACCCCGAGAAGCCGATCGCCGCCATTTCGCTGTTCCCGTATCACGCCGACGTCGTTGCGGGCGACGACCCCGAACGGGCGGCGGCCTACCGGGAGACGCTTGAGACACTCGTCACCGAATCGGCCCACGACAACCTTTCGTTTATCGACGGCTCGAAGCTCCTCTCGGTGCCCGGGCTGATGGACGACATCCTTCACCCCGGCGACGCCGGGATGGTCGAGATCGGGCACAACCTCGCCGACGAACTCGCGCCGCTGGTGGAGTGAGTCACAGGCCACGCCGCTGTCGAGCAATCACATCCACAGCAACTGTGCGTGACGGGTCCCGTCGATGTCGAGAACGTTCGCCTCATCGACGAATCCCTCCTCGATAGCCACCCCGACGGCTGTCTCACCGACGAGATTCGCTGTGTCACACCGGGCCAGACTCGCGGCGACCGCCTCGGCGCTTGCGGGGTCGCCGCCGTAGAATTCCTCGGTCACCGCAAGTGAGAGTTCGCCGTCTTCGAAGGTCTCGCCCAGGACGGCCTTGTCGCATACCGAAACGAGCAGGCCCTCCTCGGTCTCGCGCTCGGTGAGCAGGAGTTTGGCATCCGCCGGCACGTCCGTTCCCTCGTCGTCGGTCATCTTACTCGTAGAGTTCCGTCTGTGCGCCGTCGTCGATCAACTCCTCTTCGGTCTCCTGGCGGAGTTCTTCGGCCTCCTCGACGAGCTCCTCGGCGCGTTCGTCCTCGCCGACTTCCTCGTGGGCGCGGGCTTTCTCCTCTAAGAGGGTCGCGTTGCGGAACCCGAGCCGGATGGCGTTGTCGAAGGCGTCGATGGCTTCCTCTGCGAGGCCGCGTTCGAGCAGGAAGAAGCCGCGGTTGTACCACGCCTGCGGGAATCGGGGGTCGATCTCGACGGCGCGCTCGGCGTGTTCGAGCGCCTGCTCGGAGCGGCCGGACTCCCAGAGCGCGTACGCGAGGTTGGTCTCGGCCGTCGCGGCGTGCTCGGAGTCGGGATCGATCTCGATCGCCTCCCGGTAGGCCCCCATCGCGGCGTCGTACTCCTCGAGTTCGGCGTGAGCGGCGCCCTTGTTCGTCCAGGCCTCCTGTGCGACCGACTCGTCCTCGGCGTAGCGGGCGGCGCGTTCGAGGGTCTCGGTCGCCTCCTCGAAACGCTGGATCCGGGTGTAGCTGATGCCGACGTCGAGCAATTCCTCGGCGTCGACTTCGTCCCCGCCGATCGATCGCTCGTCGAGGAGGTCGCTCACGACGCGGGAGTCGACCGGGTCGACGCTGTCGGGGTCGACGTTGAGTTCCGGCGGTTCGAGGTCGAACCCCTCGTAAGGCTCTGAAAAGCCCTGGCCCTCCGAGAACTCGTGGTCGTCGGGTTCCTCAGTCATGTAGACCGTCTATGGCAGTCGAATGGTTAAGGGCTACGTCCGCGAGACGGGCGATCGAGCACGGAACGGGCGGCTGTACCGACTACTTCAGTGTTTAACTCGGGGGGAACCCGACTTGGACGAATGATCGACAGAAACCTGATTACTAAACCGAGGGCTGACTACCATCGACCCCATTCTCGAGGAATATCTCGCGTCGGTAATACAGATAGCCGGCGATCACGATGATTCCAACGAGTATCTTGATGCCGAGTGGCGGCTTCGCTGCACCACTCCGTGTAACTGTCGTATCGTTTCAATACAACTCTCACCGATCACGACAGGCTATGCTGCGTCAAACACGCGAGTCAGTGGCTGACGGCAAAGCGGGCGAAAACAGGCCGGATGGTGGGGCGATTCAGGTTCTGTTCCGTCACGTGAAGACGTAGGCCGATCCAACGAATTCATAGCCCGTCCGACTGAGGAAAACCGTCTTGCCATCATCCGAGAGAGTTACCCAGTGATCGAACATGTGTGTCTCGTCCTCGCCGCCTCCACTGGGACCGAGAGTGCCCTCACGGAACCATTTCCCGTTCGATCTGGTGTACATATACGCGGGTACCGTCTCGGTCTTCGTTTTTGGAGTCGTGGTACCGACGACGGCGGTTGAGCCGTCGGCCGCGATCGAAACGGATCCCCCGAGTGTCCTGTATTCGTCTGTTTCGTCGACAGTGAGTTTCGTCTGCCAGGACCATGGGCCGCTCTCGCGTTCGAAGACCAACACTGAACCGGTCGCCTCGTGTCCGGATTCATCGTCAGCGTCGAATACCTTCTCTCTCGGTACGCCAACCAGGGCGGTCGAACCGTCGTCCGTCAGTGCGACCGAATAGCCCATCATCAGTCGAGAGCCTCTGTCGGGGACGAACATCGCCTGCTGTGACCACTCCCCCCCGGACCGTTCGAAAACCGCTGCTTTCCCCCGATACGTTGGAACCGATTTTCCCTCGCGGGGAGCCGCGATTACGTTGGACCCGCCTGCCAGCGGACTTGTTCCGACGCTCTCACTGGCAGAACTGTCTTCGGCGTGGGGTGAACGGACGTACGGCGGACCCTGTGGCGAAGAAGTGGACATGTATGCCCCGACGAGTGCCGTTTCACCGTCGTTTGAAAGCGCGACCGAATATCCGTGATGCCGCCAGAGTATCTCTTCCATCCGGTGAAGCGTCCCCTTCCGGGACCATTCGCCATCGGAACGATCGTAAACGATAGCTGATTTCGGCGTACAGAGAAGCGCAGTCGTACCGTCTCCCGACAGCCCCACCGCTGAGCCGAATTGCGGTCCCTCTTGGCTTCTCTCCGGCGTTATTGTCCTCGTCCGGGACCACGAGCCGTCGGTGCGCTCGAAGACGAAGACCGCACCCGGGTTCGCACTGTTTGGGGCGTCGTAGCCGTACGCCCCTACGAGAATCGTTGTACTGTTGTGGTCGATAGCGACTTCGAAAAGCCCTCTTTGTATGTCACGATTGAGGATCGGAAGGGTTGTCCGAGACCATGATTCTTTGACGCGTTCAAAGACGTAGGCTGCATGGACGGTTTCACTTGCCGGTGGCTCTTCGAAGCGGGTGCCGATGACGACGGTCGATCCGTCTCCCGACGACGCCATTGACTGAAAGAAACTCGCGCTGTCACTATCCGCGGGCTGAAATGTATCGGACTGGGCCGAAGCGCCCGGGGCGACGACGCTCTCGCATCCGGCTAGCGCTGCTACGCTTGCCGTCCCGATGAGTCTCAGGGCGTTTCGGCGATTGTAATTCACATTTGGAAATGATATTGGTAGATAAAAGATCTTGGGGCGACGGAATGGGCGGTGTTTAGATAAGCACCGTACAAACAGCCAAATCCTGGCGGAATGAAAGGGCGAGTCAGTTTTGGGAATCGCGGCGAAGTAAGCACTGCAGGCCGCAAGGTGGCCGAAGCGCGCAGCGAGTCGCGGGACCGAAACTGGGAGGGCTCAGAGTGGGTTCCATCATTTCGGATCCTTATCTGAACACCGCCAGCGTTTGCGCCCGAATTATTTTGTACGCCGGGACGTACTGTGAACTATGACGAACGACCGTGCGGACCCCTCAGTCGAGGGTTCCGTGGATATCGAGGGAATCCGACGGTATCTCGCGGAGACGGACGTGGCCTTCGCAGTGCTGTTTGGGTCGTTTGCCACCGGCTCTTCTCGTGATTCTTCGGACGTCGACGTTGCCGTTCAATTTCCAGCGGCGATGACACCGAAAGAGCGGTTCCATCGGCGAAACCGCATCGACGCCGAACTGCAGGCGTATGCTGACCGGTTCGTCGACGTGAGCGACATCGAGAACCTCCCGCTGCCTGTCGTCCGTCGCGCACTTCAGGACGGCATTCGACTTGTCGGTGATCAGGAAGACATCGACGCGTATCGCGGGCGGATCGAAGCCGAATACGAGACCTCAGCTGCCAAGCGGAAACGTGAACGTCAGGAGTTCATCGACCGGCTTGCCAAAGGAGAGCTATAAATGGTTGATGAGGAGATTGTCGTGACCAAGTTGAACTCGACGGCAACTGACTGTCTCCTATGAGCAAGCGACTGTTCGTCAGCATCGACCTCGACGGCCTCGCCGAGGCGATCGCGGCCGTCCAGGATCGCTTCGAGGGTGCTTCGGGGCTGAACTTCGTCGATCCTGCACAGGCCCACGTCACGCTGAAGTTCCTGGGCGATACCGACCCGGACCGCCTCCCCGAACTCACCGATGAACTCACCGCGGCAGTCGAAGAGAGCGGCGTCGCCCCCTTCGAGGCCCGATTTGGCGGGCTCGGCGCGTTCCCCAGCGAGGAGTACATCACCGTCGTCTGGGTCGGCGTCCGCGAGGGCGGCCCGGCGATGACAGCCCTCAACGAAGCCATCGAGGATCGAACCGTCGCGATGGGCTTTGACCCGGAAGACCACGAGCTCACGCCCCACGTCACCATCGCCCGGATGGACCACGCTGGCGGGAAGGAGCAGGTCCAGACCGTCCTTCGCGAGGCCGATCCGACCGTCGGACCCCTCGATGTTTCCGAGGTCTGCCTGACCGAGAGCGTCCTCACCGACGATGGCCCCGACTATTCGACGCTCGAATCGTTCGAACTGTGACGCCTGTGGTGTGTAATATAAGAAATATGGTGTATTCTGGAACAGGGAACTGCCAATAAATATCGGCTCTCATTGGATTAGATGGCTATTTAGTCCGGACAAACGACTTAGGCCAACCAAAATTGGTTGGTATATTGATAATTCTTAAGTGCGTCCCGGCCCAACCATCGTCCAATGAGTTTGCTGGCGAATCTGACGCTGGTGTTCGTCGCGGGATTGATCACCGCGCTGGCGACCGGGCTGGGCGCGCTGCCGTTTTTCCTGGTCGAGGACATCAGCGACCAGTGGTATGTGGCGCTGTGGGGCCTCGCCTCGGGGATCATGGTGGCCGCGTCGCTCTTTGGCCTGATCTTCGAG is from Halorhabdus sp. BNX81 and encodes:
- a CDS encoding SGNH/GDSL hydrolase family protein — protein: MQLEAFPSVSLHNVAELAPADWTNGGGHLQRVPRSVAANLNVMARDRVQSPTGSEIRFVPKNDDATVEVTLSAAGETTVQPFWGPFQGAEPFEIGPDPSTHTFSVPDRVRNLDPAAAEDAAYDTRICRLRFDAWSRVALHDVAGDARPPRDAELPETRYLAYGTSITEGALSNPHLAYVATAARQLGVDPINLGMAGSAYCEPAIADHIAGREDWDVATIAVSVNMSNRGFTVEQFRESADQLLDTVADAHPEKPIAAISLFPYHADVVAGDDPERAAAYRETLETLVTESAHDNLSFIDGSKLLSVPGLMDDILHPGDAGMVEIGHNLADELAPLVE
- the thpR gene encoding RNA 2',3'-cyclic phosphodiesterase, with product MSKRLFVSIDLDGLAEAIAAVQDRFEGASGLNFVDPAQAHVTLKFLGDTDPDRLPELTDELTAAVEESGVAPFEARFGGLGAFPSEEYITVVWVGVREGGPAMTALNEAIEDRTVAMGFDPEDHELTPHVTIARMDHAGGKEQVQTVLREADPTVGPLDVSEVCLTESVLTDDGPDYSTLESFEL
- a CDS encoding DUF424 family protein, yielding MTDDEGTDVPADAKLLLTERETEEGLLVSVCDKAVLGETFEDGELSLAVTEEFYGGDPASAEAVAASLARCDTANLVGETAVGVAIEEGFVDEANVLDIDGTRHAQLLWM
- a CDS encoding nucleotidyltransferase domain-containing protein; amino-acid sequence: MTNDRADPSVEGSVDIEGIRRYLAETDVAFAVLFGSFATGSSRDSSDVDVAVQFPAAMTPKERFHRRNRIDAELQAYADRFVDVSDIENLPLPVVRRALQDGIRLVGDQEDIDAYRGRIEAEYETSAAKRKRERQEFIDRLAKGEL
- a CDS encoding tetratricopeptide repeat protein, producing the protein MTEEPDDHEFSEGQGFSEPYEGFDLEPPELNVDPDSVDPVDSRVVSDLLDERSIGGDEVDAEELLDVGISYTRIQRFEEATETLERAARYAEDESVAQEAWTNKGAAHAELEEYDAAMGAYREAIEIDPDSEHAATAETNLAYALWESGRSEQALEHAERAVEIDPRFPQAWYNRGFFLLERGLAEEAIDAFDNAIRLGFRNATLLEEKARAHEEVGEDERAEELVEEAEELRQETEEELIDDGAQTELYE